In Procambarus clarkii isolate CNS0578487 chromosome 25, FALCON_Pclarkii_2.0, whole genome shotgun sequence, the following proteins share a genomic window:
- the LOC123756550 gene encoding cytochrome P450 2D15 isoform X2 — MVLEWVGETLGCGGSILLVVLFLLLFFSSGRRPQNFPPGLPMWPLVGSLLHMRGGPTRQTLQNLKKKYGNMASFGISSIRFVLVSGMSTLKEVFSHKHSTGRPDMVITTTRNYLLTEGRDLYVGIIGSSGERWQEQRRFVLRHLRDLGFGKTSYEPMMVDEVSELMNHIQQQKGKPLHMNKFFNRSVVNVLWGMMMGKRFSYDDAKLEKLLKTFFQPVDFNLLDPLIFIPGMTWAIMYIPILRENLTSIKDIIKFMRDELRDFMADKDLISGNSLTSVYLQEIKNRGDEQSHFNMDQMAAVVTEMFVAGMETTSSTLTMGIYLVAKHPAIQQRVQQELDSVVGNDRLPSFSDMDKLPYTQATIHEIQRTFNLVIFSLPHAALEDCTLAGYHIPKGTVLLANADDAMSDPQLWKNPNAFDPGNFLDDSGKFVKNEAFIPFGIGKRLCTGEPLARMELFIFFSCLLHRFSFTVVEEEPARIDNPTFNTTPKYTAMASLRSPL, encoded by the exons ATGGTGCTGGAGTGGGTCGGGGAGACGCTGGGGTGTGGAGGGTCTATCCTCCTGgtcgtcctcttcctccttcttttcTTCTCTTCGGGAAGGCGACCCCAAAATTTCCCTCCAG GGTTGCCAATGTGGCCATTGGTGGGTTCACTCCTGCACATGCGCGGAGGACCAACTAGGCAGACACTACAGAACCTGAAGAAGAAATATGGCAACATGGCAAGCTTTGGCA TTTCCTCCATCAGGTTTGTGCTGGTGAGCGGGATGTCAACATTGAAGGAAGTCTTCTCCCACAAGCACTCCACCGGACGACCAGACATGGTCATCACTACCACCAGGAACTACCTCTTAACCGAAGGACGTGACCTCTATGTAG GGATCATAGGGTCGAGTGGCGAGCGATGGCAGGAACAGCGACGGTTCGTCCTGCGGCACCTGAGGGACCTCGGCTTTGGCAAAACTAGCTACGAGCCCATGATGGTGGACGAGGTGTCGGAGCTGATGAATCACATCCAGCAGCAGAAAGGAAAACCCCTCCACATGAAC AAATTCTTCAACCGGTCTGTGGTGAACGTGTTGTGGGGGATGATGATGGGGAAGAGGTTCTCCTACGACGACGCCAAGTTAGAAAAGCTCCTCAAGACCTTCTTCCAGCCAGTCGACTTCAACTTGCTTGATCCCCTCATCTTTATCCCTGGGATGACATGGGCTATCATGTATATTCCTATTCTGAGGGAGAATCTTACCTCAATCAAGGATATCATTAAGTTTATGAGG GACGAATTGCGAGATTTTATGGCTGATAAAGACTTAATCTCCGGCAATTCATTGACGTCTGTTTATCTCCAAGAAATCAAGAATCGTGGCGACGAACAGTCACACTTCAACA TGGACCAGATGGCGGCGGTGGTGACGGAGATGTTCGTGGCTGGGATGGAGACCACCTCCAGCACCCTGACGATGGGAATCTACCTGGTAGCCAAGCACCCGGCCATCCAGCAGCGAGTTCAGCAGGAGCTGGACTCGGTTGTGGGTAACGATAGACTACCAAGCTTCTCCGATATGGACAA GCTGCCCTACACCCAGGCCACCATTCATGAGATACAGAGGACCTTCAACCTGGTGATCTTCTCTCTGCCTCACGCTGCTCTGGAGGACTGCACGCTTGCTGGCTACCACATTCCCAAAG GGACGGTGCTCTTGGCTAACGCTGACGATGCCATGTCGGATCCTCAGCTGTGGAAAAACCCAAATGCGTTTGACCCTGGGAACTTCCTCGACGACAGTGGCAAGTTCGTCAAGAACGAGGCCTTCATTCCCTTTGGCATAG GAAAGCGACTGTGCACAGGAGAACCTCTGGCCCGGATGGAGCTCTTCATCTTCTTCTCCTGCCTCTTGCACCGCTTCTCCTTcactgttgtggaggaggaacccGCCCGCATCGACaaccccaccttcaacaccaccccaAAGTACACCGCCATGGCTAGCCTCAGGTCCCCTCTGTAG
- the LOC123756550 gene encoding cytochrome P450 2D15 isoform X1, translating to MATWQALAVFGTRFVLVSGMSTLKEVFSHKHSTGRPDMVITTTRNYLLTEGRDLYVGIIGSSGERWQEQRRFVLRHLRDLGFGKTSYEPMMVDEVSELMNHIQQQKGKPLHMNKFFNRSVVNVLWGMMMGKRFSYDDAKLEKLLKTFFQPVDFNLLDPLIFIPGMTWAIMYIPILRENLTSIKDIIKFMRDELRDFMADKDLISGNSLTSVYLQEIKNRGDEQSHFNMDQMAAVVTEMFVAGMETTSSTLTMGIYLVAKHPAIQQRVQQELDSVVGNDRLPSFSDMDKLPYTQATIHEIQRTFNLVIFSLPHAALEDCTLAGYHIPKGTVLLANADDAMSDPQLWKNPNAFDPGNFLDDSGKFVKNEAFIPFGIGKRLCTGEPLARMELFIFFSCLLHRFSFTVVEEEPARIDNPTFNTTPKYTAMASLRSPL from the exons ATGGCAACATGGCAAGCTTTGGCAGTCTTTGGCACCAG GTTTGTGCTGGTGAGCGGGATGTCAACATTGAAGGAAGTCTTCTCCCACAAGCACTCCACCGGACGACCAGACATGGTCATCACTACCACCAGGAACTACCTCTTAACCGAAGGACGTGACCTCTATGTAG GGATCATAGGGTCGAGTGGCGAGCGATGGCAGGAACAGCGACGGTTCGTCCTGCGGCACCTGAGGGACCTCGGCTTTGGCAAAACTAGCTACGAGCCCATGATGGTGGACGAGGTGTCGGAGCTGATGAATCACATCCAGCAGCAGAAAGGAAAACCCCTCCACATGAAC AAATTCTTCAACCGGTCTGTGGTGAACGTGTTGTGGGGGATGATGATGGGGAAGAGGTTCTCCTACGACGACGCCAAGTTAGAAAAGCTCCTCAAGACCTTCTTCCAGCCAGTCGACTTCAACTTGCTTGATCCCCTCATCTTTATCCCTGGGATGACATGGGCTATCATGTATATTCCTATTCTGAGGGAGAATCTTACCTCAATCAAGGATATCATTAAGTTTATGAGG GACGAATTGCGAGATTTTATGGCTGATAAAGACTTAATCTCCGGCAATTCATTGACGTCTGTTTATCTCCAAGAAATCAAGAATCGTGGCGACGAACAGTCACACTTCAACA TGGACCAGATGGCGGCGGTGGTGACGGAGATGTTCGTGGCTGGGATGGAGACCACCTCCAGCACCCTGACGATGGGAATCTACCTGGTAGCCAAGCACCCGGCCATCCAGCAGCGAGTTCAGCAGGAGCTGGACTCGGTTGTGGGTAACGATAGACTACCAAGCTTCTCCGATATGGACAA GCTGCCCTACACCCAGGCCACCATTCATGAGATACAGAGGACCTTCAACCTGGTGATCTTCTCTCTGCCTCACGCTGCTCTGGAGGACTGCACGCTTGCTGGCTACCACATTCCCAAAG GGACGGTGCTCTTGGCTAACGCTGACGATGCCATGTCGGATCCTCAGCTGTGGAAAAACCCAAATGCGTTTGACCCTGGGAACTTCCTCGACGACAGTGGCAAGTTCGTCAAGAACGAGGCCTTCATTCCCTTTGGCATAG GAAAGCGACTGTGCACAGGAGAACCTCTGGCCCGGATGGAGCTCTTCATCTTCTTCTCCTGCCTCTTGCACCGCTTCTCCTTcactgttgtggaggaggaacccGCCCGCATCGACaaccccaccttcaacaccaccccaAAGTACACCGCCATGGCTAGCCTCAGGTCCCCTCTGTAG